Proteins from a single region of Eublepharis macularius isolate TG4126 chromosome 9, MPM_Emac_v1.0, whole genome shotgun sequence:
- the ALG10 gene encoding dol-P-Glc:Glc(2)Man(9)GlcNAc(2)-PP-Dol alpha-1,2-glucosyltransferase isoform X1 yields MERSEAYCFSAALSGAFLVSCLLFSALNRQQRAPYMDEAFHVPQAQAYCEGRFKQWDPMITTLPGLYLVSVGVVKPAAWLFGWSGSIVCSTGMLRFINLLFGVGNVYLLYLLFCRIHQKKAASGFQRILSTLALAIFPVLYFFTFLYYTDTGSTFFTLFAYLMCLYGNHKTSALLGFCGFMFRQTNIIWTVFCGGSVIANKLSEAWRAELLKNKEQKSLPPKGWFSELIRVFRFLVEYAASFKNLTALLLLTWPYISMAVVFFAFIVLNGGIVVGDRTSHEACLHFPQIFYFFSFTLFFSFPHLMTPSKIISFLRSVKRHLLQYSILTIVSLFLVWKFTYVHKYLLADNRHYPFYIWRKLYQRHELVKYVLVPVYIFAGWSFTDMLKSKSIFWNMVYFVCLLASTVPQKLLEFRYFILPYIMYRLHIPMPSLLKLLLELAFYLLINAVTFHFFLNKTFQWPNNEELQRFMW; encoded by the exons ATGGAGCGCTCCGAGGCCTACTGCTTCTCGGCCGCCCTCAGCGGCGCCTTCCTCGTCTCCTGCCTGCTCTTCTCGGCGCTCAACCGCCAGCAACGGGCGCCCTACATGGACGAGGCCTTCCACGTCCCGCAGGCGCAGGCCTATTGCGAAGGCCGCTTCAAGCAG tGGGACCCTATGATCACTACACTGCCTGGTTTGTATTTGGTGTCCGTTGGAGTTGTGAAACCTGCAGCGTGGCTTTTTGGATGGTCTGGAAGCATCGTTTGCTCTACTGGGATGCTCAGATTCATTAATCTCCTTTTCGGCGTCGGGAACGTCTATTTATTATATTTGCTTTTTTGCCGGATACACCAGAAAAAG gCCGCTTCTGGGTTCCAGAGAATCCTCTCAACTTTGGCACTAGCAATAtttccagttctttatttttttacattCCTTTATTATACCGACACGGGCTCCACCTTTTTTACTCTGTTTGCCTATTTAATGTGCCTTTATGGTAATCATAAAACGTCAGCCCTGCTTGGATTTTGCGGCTTCATGTTTCGTCAGACCAACATCATATGGACTGTGTTCTGCGGCGGAAGTGTCATTGCAAATAAGTTGAGCGAAGCCTGGAGGGCAGAACTGTtgaaaaacaaagaacaaaagaGCTTGCCCCCAAAGGGATGGTTTTCAGAACTCATCAGGGTCTTCCGTTTCCTTGTTGAATATGCTGCATCCTTTAAAAACTTAACCGCTCTTCTTCTTTTGACTTGGCCCTACATTAGCATGGCGGTGGTCTTCTTTGCTTTCATCGTCCTCAATGGTGGCATAGTTGTGGGTGACAGGACCAGTCACGAAGCATGCCTGCATTTCCCTCAGATCTTCTACTTCTTCTCCttcactctctttttttcctttcctcacCTAATGACTCCAAGCAAAATCATCAGTTTTCTTCGTTCCGTGAAGAGACACTTGTTGCAATACAGTATCCTCACCATTGTCTCATTATTCTTGGTCTGGAAGTTTACGTACGTTCATAAGTATCTGCTTGCAGATAACAGACATTATCCATTTTACATATGGAGAAAACTTTATCAAAGACATGAGCTCGTGAAGTACGTGTTAGTTCCGGTCTATATATTCGCTGGCTGGAGTTTTACAGACATGTTAAAATCAAAGAGCATTTTTTGGAACATGGTCTATTTTGTATGTTTGCTGGCATCCACGGTTCCTCAGAAGCTTCTGGAATTCCGTTACTTCATTTTGCCGTATATTATGTATAGGCTGCACATTCCCATGCCGTCACTTTTGAAACTTCTCCTTGAGTTGGCATTTTATCTCTTGATAAATGCAGTGACCTTTCATTTCTTCTTGAACAAAACATTTCAGTGGCCGAATAATGAGGAACTCCAGAGGTTTATGTGGTAA
- the ALG10 gene encoding dol-P-Glc:Glc(2)Man(9)GlcNAc(2)-PP-Dol alpha-1,2-glucosyltransferase isoform X2, which yields MITTLPGLYLVSVGVVKPAAWLFGWSGSIVCSTGMLRFINLLFGVGNVYLLYLLFCRIHQKKAASGFQRILSTLALAIFPVLYFFTFLYYTDTGSTFFTLFAYLMCLYGNHKTSALLGFCGFMFRQTNIIWTVFCGGSVIANKLSEAWRAELLKNKEQKSLPPKGWFSELIRVFRFLVEYAASFKNLTALLLLTWPYISMAVVFFAFIVLNGGIVVGDRTSHEACLHFPQIFYFFSFTLFFSFPHLMTPSKIISFLRSVKRHLLQYSILTIVSLFLVWKFTYVHKYLLADNRHYPFYIWRKLYQRHELVKYVLVPVYIFAGWSFTDMLKSKSIFWNMVYFVCLLASTVPQKLLEFRYFILPYIMYRLHIPMPSLLKLLLELAFYLLINAVTFHFFLNKTFQWPNNEELQRFMW from the exons ATGATCACTACACTGCCTGGTTTGTATTTGGTGTCCGTTGGAGTTGTGAAACCTGCAGCGTGGCTTTTTGGATGGTCTGGAAGCATCGTTTGCTCTACTGGGATGCTCAGATTCATTAATCTCCTTTTCGGCGTCGGGAACGTCTATTTATTATATTTGCTTTTTTGCCGGATACACCAGAAAAAG gCCGCTTCTGGGTTCCAGAGAATCCTCTCAACTTTGGCACTAGCAATAtttccagttctttatttttttacattCCTTTATTATACCGACACGGGCTCCACCTTTTTTACTCTGTTTGCCTATTTAATGTGCCTTTATGGTAATCATAAAACGTCAGCCCTGCTTGGATTTTGCGGCTTCATGTTTCGTCAGACCAACATCATATGGACTGTGTTCTGCGGCGGAAGTGTCATTGCAAATAAGTTGAGCGAAGCCTGGAGGGCAGAACTGTtgaaaaacaaagaacaaaagaGCTTGCCCCCAAAGGGATGGTTTTCAGAACTCATCAGGGTCTTCCGTTTCCTTGTTGAATATGCTGCATCCTTTAAAAACTTAACCGCTCTTCTTCTTTTGACTTGGCCCTACATTAGCATGGCGGTGGTCTTCTTTGCTTTCATCGTCCTCAATGGTGGCATAGTTGTGGGTGACAGGACCAGTCACGAAGCATGCCTGCATTTCCCTCAGATCTTCTACTTCTTCTCCttcactctctttttttcctttcctcacCTAATGACTCCAAGCAAAATCATCAGTTTTCTTCGTTCCGTGAAGAGACACTTGTTGCAATACAGTATCCTCACCATTGTCTCATTATTCTTGGTCTGGAAGTTTACGTACGTTCATAAGTATCTGCTTGCAGATAACAGACATTATCCATTTTACATATGGAGAAAACTTTATCAAAGACATGAGCTCGTGAAGTACGTGTTAGTTCCGGTCTATATATTCGCTGGCTGGAGTTTTACAGACATGTTAAAATCAAAGAGCATTTTTTGGAACATGGTCTATTTTGTATGTTTGCTGGCATCCACGGTTCCTCAGAAGCTTCTGGAATTCCGTTACTTCATTTTGCCGTATATTATGTATAGGCTGCACATTCCCATGCCGTCACTTTTGAAACTTCTCCTTGAGTTGGCATTTTATCTCTTGATAAATGCAGTGACCTTTCATTTCTTCTTGAACAAAACATTTCAGTGGCCGAATAATGAGGAACTCCAGAGGTTTATGTGGTAA